AAAAAACTGTACACTGCCGTTCAGCTGTTGGAACTAATCTTGATGGGAATGGCGATTTTATGCTTGATTATGATTACTTAGTTGTTGCTCTTGGAGCTAATGTAAATACATTTAACACTCCTGGAGTATTGGAGCACTGCCACTTCTTGAAGGTAAAATTCTCTACAATATCCAATACTCTTGCATATTCTGTTATGATTCATATATCAACTCTAAGCTGTAATTATTCTAGTTGATCTTTCTATAACGTTGTTATGAGACTTTTGATTTAGAAAAGGCAAAATAGTCGTTTTAGTCCCTCAACTTTGAGCCGAGGGTCAAGTTCATCCTTCAACTTTTAGATTGGCCAATATAATCCCTCAACTTTCGTTTTTGGGTCAAACTCATCCTTATGCTGATATTAATATATTATACTCCATAATAATATGAGATTTATGCAAAAAATCTTCTTTGACCTTAGCTCATTCCCTTCTAAATTTATTTAAGAGCTGAATATCACAAGTGTTTAATTCGGAACATAAAATTTTATTTATCCATGCATCATATTGTATTGTGGATGCATGGAGAGTAAAGTTAGAGCTACTTTTTGCATAACTACGTACCACCATATAAAATATTGCGGAAAGTTGAGCGAACATGACACAAACAGTTGGAATTGAGGAGGGAAAAAAGAAACCAAGGGTAAAAAGGACTTTTTGCATTTATCTCATGTTATTATGGAGTATAATATAAACACATGGACGAGTTTGACCTCAAAACAAAAGTTAAGGGACCATATTGGCCAATTTGGAAATTGAGGGACGAACTTGACCTTCAGCTCAAAGTTGAGGGACCAAAATGCCTATTTTTCTTTGAGAAAACAATCATGTAACCTTGTGTGAAATGACATTTTTGTGCCTAACAGGACAATGTTACTGCAAATGTTAGATCTTGCTTTGACTTATATATTTCATCGCATGAAAGAATCTGTCAAGTTGTAATCATGCAATAGATCCAAAGCTTTTAAATGGAACTATTTGGCATGATGTAGTGTACACACATTGGAACATATATATGATTCTCCAGCTTCATGTAGCTGTACTGTTAGGTACTTATGTTAAGGTAAGGTGACCCAGGTATTCTTTTTCACATATTAACATTCCTGTGGCGCACCTGCTCAATGTCATTGCATCCTCTGAATGTCCCTGCTATGCAACCCTGCTCTTAGTGCAGTCTATGTTTTCAGTATCTTTATGCCCATTTTTTGAAGATTTACATTCATGGATCTACTAAGTACTAACTATGTCATCTATTATGAAATATTTTCTACCTTCTCAGTCATGATATCGCTTGACATTGTGAAAGGCAGGAAGTAGAGGATGCTCAGAAGATACGGAGGAGTGTGATAGACTGCTTTGAAAAAGCGTCGCTTCCAAATATTAGTGaagaggagaaaagaaaagctCTACATTTTGTAGTTATCGGTGGTGGGCCTACTGGGGTTGAATTTGCAGCGGAGTTGCATGATTTTCTTGTTGAAGATCTGGTGAAGCTATACCCTGCCATTCAAGAATTGGTGAAGATAACAATTATTCAATCGGGAGAACATATATTGAATATGTAAGATTCTATGGGCTTATTATATAGTCTTGTTGCAGTAATTGCCATCTTTTTCTCGCATGTTGCTGTAATGGTCCTGTGTGCTTTGGATAAGAAAACCTCCAAGATGGCTAGTGTGTTACAGTTGCAGTTggatattttttttacaagagCTATCATTTAGAATTGGATGAAAACAAGAACACTAGCTGATTCAAAATCCATTTCTGATGTAACCTCAGCAGGATATTTTTTGTTTTTCTTTGTCCCCTTCATGTTTACCATGAGCTGAATCTCTATTTCTGCTATATAGGTTTGACGAAAGAATTGCTGCATTTGCTGAAGAAAAGTTCCAGAGGGATGGCATCGAAGTGGCTACAGGCTTCAGAGTGGTAAGGGTCTCTGATGATTTGATTTCAATGAAGAGCAAATCAGTTGGTGAGGATGTATCAGTGCCATATGGGATGGCTGTTTGGTCTGCTGGTATTGGTACTCGTCCTGTCATCATGGATTTCATGCAACAAATCGGGCAGGTTTGAATCTCATTTTAAGCCTTTATTACCAGCTTACCCATTTATGTCCTGCTCCAAAATAGTATAGCTCCAAAGTTTTGTGAATGTATCTCTCTCCTTGAACAGACTAATCGGCGTGCCTTGGCTACTAATGAATGGTTAAGAGTTCGTGAGTGTGAAGGTGTCTATGCAATTGGTGACTGTGCAACAGTTAGTCAAAGAAAAATAATGGTATGTGTAGAGCCTTTAATCCTGTATTTACAGATAAAGCCTGCTGTTCTCACTTTCCAACTCGATAGCTCATAAAAGTCATACCAGTCACATTACTGCACTAGGAAGGCTGTACTCTGTAAATCATGAATGTACATATCAATAGGTTCACTGCTAGATAACTTCGATGTTTGGGATCTACCATTCTGTAGCTCATATGTTATTTGATTATTTCAACAGCAAATCCCTCTGACTGTCTGTACTCTGTAAACTCATTTGCTCTCTATAAAAGCTGAGATGTtctcctttcaaaaaaaaaacagcaaATTGCTCTGACCTATCTGTTTCTATGCTTCTAGGATGATATTTCAATGGTATTCAAAATGGCAGATAAGGACAATTCTGGCACTTTAACACTAAAAGAAATCAATGACGTTTTGGAAGATATTTGTATAAGATATCCACAAGTAGAGCTCTATATGAAAAGTATGCACATGCTCGATATTGCGGATTTGATAAAAGGTGCAATAGGTGATTCTCACAAGGAATCGATGGTGGTTGATATAGAGGAGTTCAAAAAAGCTCTGAGCCATGTCGATTCCCAAGTGAAAAGTGCTCCAGCAACAGCTCAGGTTCTGTCTATTGCACTGTGCAAGTCATCTATTTATGTTATATAATACAGACAATTTCATGGTTTGTGAACAGCCAATTCTTCAATATTTTCCAGGTCGCTGCACAACAAGGATCCTATCTTGCTGAATGTTTTAACAAAATGGAAAAATGCAAAGAGCATCCGGAAGGCCCATTACGCATGACAGGGGAGTCGGGACGTCACTTTTTCCGTCcattcaggtatttagcttTCTGTTCACACccaaaagtcataaccggaTAGTTGCATGATATGTCATATTTAATTAACAAAGATCTATTTTAATCATGAAAGCTGGTCAGTTCAGAACTTGTTCGTACACTGACTATCCCATGAAAATGGTTGCTAACCAAATATAACCTTCAAAAATAGTTTTCGACGTATAATCTTATACTGATattgttagctctcatcttatTTCTGAATTCTTTGCTTGCTCATCTTTTGGATGCCTTTTCTTTTAAGGTACAAGCATTTGGGTCAATTCGCACCCTTGGGTGGAGAACAAGCTGCTGCAGAGCTCCCAGGCGATTGGGTTTCCATGGGCCACAGCACTCAGTGGCTCTGGTACTCTGTGTATGCCAGGTAAGAACTCGCTCTCGAGTGTGCTCTCATCATCCACAATCCATCTGACTGAACAAAGCACGACCCCTCATTGTGCTTGCTTGTTGCTGTTCTCTGGTTCAGCCACCGCCTTATCCTTTCCATCATGAATCTGGCCTTGCTCCTCACAAGTCATTTTTGTGCCAACTCTTTGTCCTAACTCACTATCATTGTTCTCTTTCCTAATACCCAGCAAGCAAGTGAGCTGGCGCACAAGGATGCTGGTGGTTTCCGACTGGACTCGCAGGTTCATATTTGGGAGGGATTCAAGCC
The genomic region above belongs to Panicum hallii strain FIL2 chromosome 4, PHallii_v3.1, whole genome shotgun sequence and contains:
- the LOC112889922 gene encoding external alternative NAD(P)H-ubiquinone oxidoreductase B1, mitochondrial, with amino-acid sequence MGFSFFTSRAAARFLDGIGRPGVSTAALLLTAASGGGLVAYADSAAESALEPSQDVPKKKVLVLGTGWAGTSFLKNLDCSRYEVKVISPRNYFAFTPLLPSVTCGTVEPRSIIEPIRRMFEKKSKDVTFCEAECFKIDASKKTVHCRSAVGTNLDGNGDFMLDYDYLVVALGANVNTFNTPGVLEHCHFLKEVEDAQKIRRSVIDCFEKASLPNISEEEKRKALHFVVIGGGPTGVEFAAELHDFLVEDLVKLYPAIQELVKITIIQSGEHILNMFDERIAAFAEEKFQRDGIEVATGFRVVRVSDDLISMKSKSVGEDVSVPYGMAVWSAGIGTRPVIMDFMQQIGQTNRRALATNEWLRVRECEGVYAIGDCATVSQRKIMDDISMVFKMADKDNSGTLTLKEINDVLEDICIRYPQVELYMKSMHMLDIADLIKGAIGDSHKESMVVDIEEFKKALSHVDSQVKSAPATAQVAAQQGSYLAECFNKMEKCKEHPEGPLRMTGESGRHFFRPFRYKHLGQFAPLGGEQAAAELPGDWVSMGHSTQWLWYSVYASKQVSWRTRMLVVSDWTRRFIFGRDSSRI